A DNA window from Sphingomonas profundi contains the following coding sequences:
- a CDS encoding DUF885 domain-containing protein, giving the protein MDRRAFITATSAAAAVATLPAPLRAAPPRAAAGSGDAALNALFDRIFNGMVDRSPEMATQLGLDKGARAGVKSRLDDASEAQTARELAQNKGWLAELERVPAATLSAPAALNREIVLYSLNQQIVPPDTFRLDSVIRPYRIFQQGGAYFSVPDFLNDTHVIATKADADAYLARLRAFATVLDQDLAVQQAQATRGIIAPDFAIDLTLAQMQRLIATPAAQSNLVQSLVRRAQARGIAGDYATPAARIVQTGVYPAIERQIALLRQLRGQTKAGAGVWRLPQGEALYTAALGQATTTILTPDEVHRMGLAQVAEISAELDRILKAEGMAKGSIGQRLGALNKDPAQLYPDTAEGKAALIASLNAGVRDIVTKLPAAFSHVPTAPLEIRAVPAEIQDGASNGYYKRAALDGSRPAIYFINLKEVADWPKYSLPALTFHEGLPGHHLQISLAQESRDIPLVRKIGFFGAYTEGWALYAEQLADELRGYATPLERAGYLQSFLFRAARLVVDTGIHAKRWTREQATDYLVETAGFPRARAQREVERYCTQPGQACSYKVGHMAWTRARADAETALGARFDIKRFHEVLASGAMPLTVLERLVAERTAAQKG; this is encoded by the coding sequence ATGGATCGTCGCGCCTTCATCACGGCCACGAGCGCGGCCGCCGCGGTCGCCACCCTGCCCGCGCCGCTGCGCGCCGCGCCGCCAAGGGCCGCCGCCGGATCGGGCGATGCCGCGCTGAACGCGCTGTTCGACCGCATCTTCAACGGCATGGTCGATCGATCACCGGAAATGGCCACCCAGCTCGGCCTCGACAAGGGTGCGCGGGCCGGCGTCAAGAGTCGGCTGGACGACGCGTCCGAAGCGCAGACCGCGCGCGAGCTGGCACAGAATAAGGGCTGGCTGGCGGAGCTGGAGCGGGTGCCGGCGGCCACGCTCTCCGCCCCGGCGGCGCTGAACCGGGAGATCGTGCTCTACTCGCTCAACCAGCAGATCGTGCCGCCCGATACGTTCAGGCTCGACTCGGTGATCCGGCCCTATCGCATCTTCCAGCAGGGAGGCGCCTATTTCAGCGTGCCGGATTTCCTCAACGACACGCACGTGATCGCCACCAAGGCGGATGCCGACGCCTATCTCGCGCGGTTGCGGGCGTTCGCGACGGTGCTGGACCAGGATCTGGCGGTGCAGCAGGCCCAGGCGACGCGCGGCATCATCGCGCCCGATTTCGCGATCGACCTGACCCTGGCGCAGATGCAGCGGCTGATCGCGACGCCGGCGGCGCAGAGCAACCTCGTGCAATCGCTGGTGAGGCGGGCGCAGGCCCGGGGGATTGCGGGCGACTATGCCACGCCCGCCGCGCGCATCGTGCAGACCGGGGTCTATCCGGCGATCGAGCGGCAGATCGCCCTGCTGCGGCAGTTGCGCGGGCAGACGAAGGCCGGCGCCGGCGTGTGGCGGCTGCCGCAGGGCGAGGCGCTCTACACGGCGGCACTCGGCCAGGCGACCACGACCATCCTGACGCCGGACGAGGTGCACCGGATGGGGCTGGCGCAGGTGGCCGAAATCTCCGCCGAACTCGATCGCATCCTGAAGGCCGAGGGGATGGCGAAAGGGTCGATCGGTCAGCGGCTCGGCGCGCTCAACAAGGATCCGGCGCAGCTCTACCCCGATACGGCGGAGGGCAAGGCGGCGCTGATCGCATCGCTGAACGCCGGCGTGCGGGACATCGTGACGAAGCTGCCGGCCGCCTTCTCCCACGTGCCGACCGCGCCGCTGGAGATCCGCGCGGTGCCGGCCGAGATCCAGGACGGCGCATCCAACGGCTACTATAAGCGGGCCGCGCTGGATGGATCGCGCCCGGCCATCTACTTCATCAACCTGAAGGAGGTGGCGGACTGGCCGAAATACAGCCTGCCGGCGCTCACCTTCCACGAAGGGCTGCCGGGGCATCATCTGCAGATCAGCCTGGCGCAGGAATCCAGGGACATTCCGCTGGTGCGCAAGATCGGCTTCTTCGGTGCCTATACGGAAGGCTGGGCGCTCTATGCCGAGCAGCTGGCCGACGAGCTGCGCGGCTATGCGACGCCGCTGGAGCGGGCCGGCTACCTGCAATCCTTCCTGTTCCGCGCGGCGCGGCTGGTGGTGGATACCGGCATCCACGCCAAGCGGTGGACGCGCGAGCAGGCGACCGACTATCTGGTCGAGACGGCCGGCTTCCCGCGCGCGCGGGCGCAGCGCGAGGTGGAGCGATACTGCACCCAGCCGGGCCAGGCCTGTTCGTACAAGGTGG
- a CDS encoding SGNH/GDSL hydrolase family protein, whose product MRRLRLFAKGNLDLRDTLVACREDGVLRWNGINQLLRPRGISAHVRHETATRSDALRAADGAVPAALAAVDLPPSAYPLSSQFSAALFDAAHDAVILSLQPDLMTVLARHRADGYLFYPDGYERWPAERRRWLAEHFIAEDPLSAEQAMWHLAAVVARLRRMSAAPILVYTVPAAVAGEWIHDHSGLAETLATRIRRFNLGLIDLSRDTGLSIVDVDAIVAREGAGRMTLDPLHLTAEGCRLVAEEVVRVLDDLGCLGDAACG is encoded by the coding sequence ATGCGCCGGCTGAGGCTGTTCGCCAAGGGCAATCTGGACCTGCGCGACACGCTGGTGGCCTGCCGCGAGGATGGCGTGCTGCGCTGGAACGGGATCAACCAGCTGCTGCGCCCACGCGGCATCAGCGCCCATGTGCGGCACGAGACGGCGACGCGATCGGACGCGCTGCGGGCAGCGGACGGCGCGGTGCCGGCGGCGCTGGCGGCGGTGGACCTGCCGCCATCCGCCTATCCGCTGTCCAGCCAGTTCTCCGCCGCTTTGTTCGATGCCGCGCACGATGCCGTGATCCTGTCGCTCCAGCCCGATCTGATGACGGTCCTCGCGCGGCACCGCGCCGATGGCTACCTCTTTTATCCCGACGGCTACGAGCGTTGGCCGGCGGAGCGGCGGCGCTGGCTGGCGGAGCATTTCATCGCCGAGGATCCGCTGTCGGCCGAGCAGGCGATGTGGCATCTGGCGGCGGTGGTGGCGCGGCTGCGGCGCATGTCGGCGGCGCCCATCTTGGTCTACACCGTGCCGGCGGCGGTGGCGGGCGAGTGGATCCACGATCATTCCGGCTTGGCCGAGACCCTGGCGACGCGCATCCGCCGGTTCAACCTTGGCCTGATCGATCTTTCGCGCGACACCGGCCTATCGATCGTGGACGTCGATGCGATCGTGGCGCGGGAGGGCGCGGGGCGGATGACGCTCGATCCGCTGCACCTGACAGCGGAGGGCTGCCGGCTGGTGGCCGAGGAGGTGGTGCGCGTGCTGGACGATCTCGGCTGCCTGGGGGATGCGGCTTGCGGCTGA
- a CDS encoding lipoyl domain-containing protein, with product MIYRLAVPDTLEDVTSVRVLEWHGAAGTAVAPGAMIVELETHKALIEVRAEQAGVIRRIDCAEGEWCPLGGGLALLSDAADEPLDGDGAMLPADFRIG from the coding sequence ATGATCTACCGCCTCGCCGTGCCCGATACGCTGGAGGACGTGACATCGGTGCGCGTGCTGGAATGGCACGGCGCGGCGGGCACGGCGGTGGCGCCGGGCGCGATGATCGTCGAGCTGGAGACCCACAAGGCGCTGATCGAGGTGCGCGCCGAGCAGGCCGGCGTGATCCGCCGGATCGACTGCGCCGAGGGCGAGTGGTGCCCGCTGGGCGGCGGCCTGGCGCTGCTGAGCGACGCGGCCGACGAGCCGCTGGACGGCGACGGCGCGATGCTGCCGGCGGACTTCCGGATCGGCTAG
- a CDS encoding glycosyltransferase family 2 protein, with protein MRLSVVVRSRDEAPRLRLTLASLAGQADEVVVVDDGSVDATAAVIAAAGVRSVRHAAALGRSAAANAGAAAARGDVLLFLDGDTLAGPGLAGAHRAAHAGRPAAMARGETWHLRCTRFLADPERLVPWPDQVGRIAAMPAEEVARMGVTEAQVRHDFAAIARRAAPGIYPGAAPRRLHEAELAALRHTPDCPLLWAAASGSNFSVPRGDFLAAGGFDPALDINEHRELALRLMQRGLRLLPAEGARTYHMTHRSGWRDPLVERGWEAAFRRRHPAAPLAPLMAFWRGLADGTGPASLADLADRA; from the coding sequence TTGCGGCTGAGCGTCGTCGTCCGCTCGCGCGACGAGGCGCCGCGGCTGCGGCTGACGCTCGCCTCGCTGGCGGGGCAGGCGGACGAGGTGGTGGTGGTGGACGACGGGTCCGTCGACGCGACGGCCGCGGTGATCGCGGCGGCGGGCGTGCGATCGGTGCGCCACGCGGCGGCGCTGGGCCGGTCGGCGGCGGCGAATGCGGGGGCGGCGGCGGCGCGCGGCGACGTGCTGCTGTTCCTGGATGGCGATACGCTGGCGGGGCCGGGCCTGGCCGGGGCGCATCGGGCGGCGCACGCCGGCCGGCCGGCGGCGATGGCGCGCGGCGAGACGTGGCACCTGCGCTGCACGCGCTTCCTGGCCGATCCCGAACGGCTGGTGCCGTGGCCCGATCAGGTCGGCCGCATCGCCGCCATGCCGGCCGAGGAGGTGGCGCGGATGGGGGTGACGGAGGCGCAGGTGCGGCATGATTTCGCCGCGATCGCGCGGCGCGCGGCGCCCGGCATCTATCCCGGCGCCGCGCCGCGCCGGCTGCACGAGGCGGAGCTGGCGGCGCTGCGCCACACGCCGGACTGCCCGCTGCTGTGGGCGGCGGCGAGCGGCAGCAACTTCTCCGTGCCCCGCGGCGACTTCCTCGCGGCGGGCGGCTTCGATCCCGCGCTGGACATCAACGAGCATCGCGAGCTGGCGCTGCGGCTGATGCAGCGCGGCCTGCGCCTGCTGCCGGCGGAGGGCGCGCGGACCTACCACATGACGCATCGCAGCGGCTGGCGCGATCCGCTGGTGGAGCGTGGCTGGGAGGCGGCGTTCCGCCGGCGCCACCCGGCGGCCCCGCTGGCGCCGCTCATGGCGTTCTGGCGCGGGCTGGCGGACGGCACCGGCCCCGCATCGCTGGCCGATCTGGCGGACCGCGCGTGA
- a CDS encoding glycosyltransferase encodes MSQPTVTCLTVTRATAERLPRLRASIAAFDRQSWPLRRLVIVVDGAAGGDAAAVRAMIAGRADATLLLPPAGLPLGALRNLAWDAATGDHVCQWDDDDLHHPGRIAAQLVALGDADAVALAEVLHLFEDEASLYWTQWAATPVGAHPGTLLCRRTAAVRYPESGAASHIGEDTAVALVLRARGALATLAGAPHLYVYVAHGANVSAMAHHRMLAQTLGLSQGLMRRRERAIRAMLADTDLGPGPIVARGPNGAAFTLAPDPAR; translated from the coding sequence ATGAGCCAGCCGACCGTCACCTGCCTCACCGTCACCCGCGCCACGGCGGAGCGGCTGCCGCGCCTGCGCGCCAGCATCGCCGCGTTCGACCGGCAGAGCTGGCCGCTGCGCCGGCTGGTGATCGTGGTGGATGGCGCCGCAGGCGGCGATGCGGCGGCGGTGCGGGCGATGATCGCCGGGCGCGCCGACGCCACCCTGCTGCTGCCGCCGGCCGGACTGCCGCTGGGCGCGCTGCGCAACCTCGCCTGGGACGCGGCGACCGGCGACCACGTCTGCCAGTGGGACGATGACGACCTGCACCACCCCGGTCGCATCGCCGCGCAGCTGGTCGCGCTCGGCGATGCCGACGCCGTCGCCCTGGCGGAGGTGCTGCACCTGTTCGAGGACGAGGCGAGCCTCTACTGGACGCAGTGGGCGGCGACGCCGGTCGGCGCCCATCCCGGCACCCTGCTGTGCCGCCGCACCGCCGCTGTGCGCTATCCCGAGAGCGGCGCGGCGTCGCATATCGGCGAGGACACCGCCGTCGCGCTGGTGCTGCGCGCGCGCGGGGCGCTCGCCACGCTCGCCGGCGCGCCGCATCTCTATGTCTATGTCGCGCACGGCGCGAATGTCAGCGCGATGGCCCATCACCGGATGCTCGCCCAGACGCTCGGCCTTTCGCAAGGGCTGATGCGCCGGCGCGAGCGGGCGATCCGCGCGATGCTGGCGGATACGGATCTCGGCCCCGGACCGATCGTGGCGCGCGGGCCGAACGGCGCGGCCTTCACGCTGGCGCCCGATCCGGCGCGGTGA